A genomic segment from Elusimicrobium sp. encodes:
- a CDS encoding squalene/phytoene synthase family protein — MDTETLLKNTSRSLYLSVQVLPKAMRPAFSIAYLLCRYADTIADTAILPLHRRLHWIEQFKSLVVEQDSKQIEQLIREIDGASENPYEKELIKQLRPCLEAFNRISAKQKPLILEVVQAVCEGMCLDLNFFPQETEPKPKAFPSHNELEHYCRLMGGMPGLFWSKLIYTTSCIRMPEEKFYELGKYIGDALQIVNILRDIPKDLRINRCYFPLKDLAKEGLCETDLLSGENSARFEPIKNKWILWGVERLKSGKKYFRQLPKWQFGQRAAVAWPMLWTADSLFKLREEKDLLNPQKRVKISRKIIYFTIFLTPFILISNTLFEKWLDKKLRKFSR; from the coding sequence ATGGATACGGAAACTCTTTTGAAAAACACTTCCCGCAGTTTGTACCTCAGCGTACAAGTTTTGCCTAAAGCAATGCGCCCGGCTTTTTCCATTGCCTATTTGCTTTGTCGGTACGCCGACACCATTGCAGACACCGCTATCCTGCCCCTTCATCGTCGGCTACATTGGATTGAACAATTCAAATCCCTTGTCGTAGAGCAAGATTCCAAACAAATAGAACAACTTATTCGGGAAATTGACGGAGCCTCCGAAAACCCGTATGAAAAAGAACTTATCAAACAACTCCGCCCGTGTTTAGAGGCCTTTAACCGCATTTCCGCCAAACAAAAACCTTTAATTTTGGAAGTGGTGCAAGCCGTTTGCGAAGGAATGTGCTTGGACTTAAACTTTTTCCCGCAGGAAACAGAACCAAAACCCAAGGCGTTTCCGTCTCATAACGAATTGGAACATTATTGCCGGCTGATGGGTGGTATGCCCGGATTGTTTTGGAGCAAACTTATTTATACTACCTCTTGTATTCGTATGCCGGAAGAAAAATTTTACGAACTGGGCAAGTACATCGGAGATGCTTTGCAAATTGTAAATATTTTGCGTGATATTCCCAAAGATTTACGCATCAACCGTTGTTATTTCCCGCTGAAAGATTTAGCAAAAGAAGGTCTTTGCGAAACAGATTTATTAAGCGGGGAAAACTCCGCACGGTTTGAACCCATTAAAAATAAATGGATTTTGTGGGGGGTAGAAAGATTAAAAAGCGGGAAAAAATACTTCCGCCAACTCCCCAAATGGCAATTCGGCCAACGCGCAGCGGTGGCCTGGCCTATGCTTTGGACGGCGGACAGCCTTTTCAAACTTCGCGAAGAAAAAGATTTGCTAAACCCCCAAAAACGCGTCAAAATATCCCGCAAAATTATTTATTTCACCATATTCTTAACGCCTTTTATTTTAATCAGCAACACTTTATTTGAAAAGTGGCTGGATAAAAAACTGCGTAAGTTCTCTCGGTAG
- a CDS encoding MazG family protein: protein MKPTFNDLVETFAILRGPNGCPWDKKQTHETLIKCLQNEAQELIDAINNKDDENMKEELGDVLLQVLIHSQIAAEEGKFTIEDVITGLYDKLHRRHPHVFGDGAKASTPEEALALWKEMKKKERAEK, encoded by the coding sequence ATGAAACCTACTTTTAACGATTTGGTGGAAACTTTTGCTATTTTGCGCGGGCCGAACGGTTGCCCGTGGGATAAAAAACAAACACACGAAACCCTGATTAAATGTTTGCAGAACGAAGCGCAGGAACTTATCGATGCTATTAACAATAAAGATGACGAAAACATGAAGGAAGAGTTGGGCGATGTTTTGTTGCAAGTGTTGATTCACAGCCAAATTGCCGCTGAAGAGGGGAAATTTACGATAGAAGATGTTATCACCGGTTTGTATGATAAGCTTCACCGCCGCCACCCGCATGTGTTCGGCGACGGAGCCAAAGCCTCCACCCCCGAAGAAGCGCTCGCCTTGTGGAAGGAAATGAAAAAGAAGGAACGGGCAGAAAAATAA
- a CDS encoding FAD-dependent thymidylate synthase produces MNVLDKGFVRLVDFMGGDQRAVQSARVSFGAVSKGEEQDKRLIKYLMQHAHHTPFEHCYFQFHICCPIYVARQWMRHRWGSYNEVSARYTEVKDEFYIPEQFRGQDTKNKQGSVADSQLDNEALRKIYEESIEASYAAYHKLIEAGVAREMARGVLPVCQYTQFYWSVNARSLFNFLCLRMDKHAQKEIRVYADEIAKIVAEKMPWSWEAFEALNKQLPLGSE; encoded by the coding sequence ATCAATGTGTTAGACAAGGGCTTCGTGCGCTTGGTAGATTTTATGGGAGGAGACCAACGCGCCGTGCAATCTGCCCGGGTGTCTTTCGGTGCGGTTTCCAAGGGCGAAGAACAAGACAAACGCCTGATTAAATACTTAATGCAACATGCCCACCATACTCCGTTTGAGCACTGCTATTTCCAATTTCATATCTGCTGCCCGATTTATGTAGCACGCCAATGGATGCGTCATCGCTGGGGTTCTTACAACGAAGTAAGCGCCCGTTACACCGAAGTAAAAGACGAATTTTATATCCCCGAACAGTTCCGCGGACAGGATACCAAAAACAAACAAGGTTCCGTGGCTGATTCTCAACTTGATAATGAAGCCCTTCGCAAAATTTACGAAGAAAGCATCGAAGCCTCTTATGCGGCTTATCACAAGTTAATCGAAGCCGGCGTGGCGCGCGAAATGGCGCGCGGCGTACTGCCGGTTTGCCAATACACTCAATTTTACTGGAGCGTCAACGCCAGAAGTTTATTCAACTTCCTTTGCCTGCGCATGGATAAACACGCACAAAAAGAAATCCGTGTATATGCAGACGAAATTGCCAAAATCGTAGCGGAAAAAATGCCGTGGTCGTGGGAAGCCTTTGAAGCCTTGAATAAACAACTGCCGTTGGGCTCTGAATAA
- a CDS encoding glucose-1-phosphate adenylyltransferase — MKILGMIMAGGKGERLYPLTKDRSKPSVPFGGKYRIVDFVLSNFVNSGIFSSYVLVQYLSQSLIEYLRTSWRSEGIIGDHFLTCVPPQMRLGEIWYRGTADSVRQNINLVKDFAPDLVAIFGADHIYRMDIRQMIDFHLKNKADVTVAANTVSIQEATAFGVLGVNKEGRIVQFDEKPANPTPIPGNPKAAFASMGNYIFNTDVLLQVLQKRFCDVPALDFGKHILPKILTDYRTFAYDFQSQVLPGAKPYEEQGYWRDVGTIESFWQTNMDMLGPTPKLDLNNPAWPINTTLNRVPATKYLGGTVTNSIVGAGCVIHPKAKIKNCVISDSVIIGEGVEMEGCVIMDNCEIKAGAKLKKVIMDRFNTIAPKQTIGINVEADAQKYYIDPSGIVVIPRGKNKFL; from the coding sequence ATGAAAATACTGGGCATGATTATGGCCGGAGGGAAGGGGGAACGGCTTTATCCGTTAACAAAAGACCGCTCCAAACCTTCTGTTCCGTTCGGCGGTAAATACAGAATCGTGGACTTTGTGCTTTCCAACTTCGTTAACTCGGGGATTTTTTCCTCGTATGTGTTGGTGCAGTACCTGTCCCAAAGTTTAATTGAATACCTGCGCACCTCTTGGAGAAGCGAAGGCATCATCGGCGACCATTTTTTAACCTGCGTACCGCCGCAAATGCGTTTGGGTGAAATTTGGTATCGCGGCACGGCGGACTCTGTGCGCCAAAACATCAATTTGGTAAAAGATTTCGCACCGGACTTGGTAGCCATCTTTGGGGCGGATCATATTTACCGCATGGATATCCGCCAAATGATTGATTTTCACTTGAAAAACAAAGCGGATGTTACCGTAGCAGCCAATACCGTATCTATCCAAGAGGCTACCGCCTTTGGGGTGCTGGGAGTGAACAAAGAAGGGCGCATTGTCCAGTTTGATGAAAAACCTGCCAATCCCACCCCGATTCCGGGCAACCCGAAAGCCGCTTTTGCCTCTATGGGCAACTATATTTTTAACACCGATGTTCTGTTGCAAGTGCTCCAAAAACGCTTCTGCGATGTGCCCGCCTTGGACTTCGGCAAACATATTTTGCCTAAAATTCTAACGGACTACAGAACTTTCGCCTACGATTTCCAAAGTCAAGTTTTACCGGGGGCCAAACCCTACGAAGAACAAGGTTATTGGAGAGATGTGGGAACGATTGAGTCCTTCTGGCAAACCAATATGGATATGTTGGGCCCGACCCCCAAGTTGGATCTCAACAACCCCGCTTGGCCCATCAATACCACGCTTAACCGCGTTCCCGCTACCAAATACTTGGGAGGGACGGTAACCAATTCCATTGTCGGGGCCGGCTGCGTTATCCACCCGAAAGCCAAAATTAAAAACTGCGTTATCAGCGATAGCGTAATTATCGGCGAAGGGGTGGAAATGGAAGGCTGCGTAATTATGGATAACTGCGAAATTAAAGCAGGCGCCAAACTTAAAAAAGTAATTATGGACCGCTTTAATACCATCGCCCCGAAACAAACCATCGGCATCAATGTAGAAGCAGATGCGCAAAAATACTACATTGACCCGTCGGGTATTGTAGTTATCCCGCGCGGTAAAAATAAATTCTTATAA
- a CDS encoding PhoH family protein gives MIKTLKLKNQEEILIALGIQDRKLKALEKNFKVTVFVKYDEDGNGALLSVKGTNSRVDKALAKLQKDLTLNDDKRPLDTTQDTIPFANNVVFRPEHARPIEARSENQKKYIEAVFAHDLVISSGPAGTGKTFLACACALRALELGLAQRIVVTRPIVEAGEKLGFLPGDIEEKVDPYLRPIYDSFYSMLGMEKFNSLKYNNILEIVPLAYMRGRTLEKAFIILDEAQNTLPAQMKMFLTRMGVGSKMIVNGDLSQIDLPNKKESGLLHASAVLSKVEGVAFVEFSGQDVVRHPLVKDIVAAYDKWDKKHAKETK, from the coding sequence ATGATAAAAACCCTAAAACTTAAAAACCAAGAAGAAATTTTAATTGCCCTGGGTATTCAGGATCGCAAGTTGAAGGCTTTGGAAAAAAACTTCAAAGTGACTGTCTTTGTTAAATATGATGAAGACGGAAACGGCGCTTTGTTATCCGTCAAAGGGACAAACTCCCGCGTGGATAAAGCCTTAGCCAAACTCCAAAAAGACCTGACTCTTAATGATGACAAACGCCCGCTGGATACCACCCAGGACACAATCCCTTTTGCTAATAATGTGGTTTTCCGCCCCGAACACGCCCGCCCCATAGAAGCCCGCAGCGAAAACCAAAAAAAATACATAGAGGCCGTTTTTGCGCATGACTTGGTTATTTCTTCCGGGCCTGCCGGAACGGGCAAAACTTTTTTGGCCTGTGCGTGTGCTTTGCGTGCTTTGGAATTGGGCCTTGCCCAACGCATTGTAGTTACACGCCCGATTGTGGAAGCAGGAGAAAAGTTAGGGTTTTTGCCGGGAGATATTGAAGAAAAAGTAGATCCCTATTTGCGCCCGATTTATGATTCCTTTTACTCAATGTTGGGCATGGAGAAATTTAATTCTCTTAAATATAATAATATTTTGGAAATTGTCCCCCTGGCTTATATGCGCGGACGCACATTGGAAAAAGCTTTCATCATTTTAGATGAAGCCCAAAATACATTGCCCGCCCAAATGAAAATGTTTTTAACCCGCATGGGGGTAGGCTCTAAAATGATTGTAAACGGCGATTTAAGCCAAATAGATTTGCCCAACAAAAAAGAAAGCGGCCTCCTGCATGCCTCCGCTGTTTTGTCTAAGGTGGAAGGAGTAGCGTTTGTTGAATTTTCCGGGCAAGATGTGGTGCGCCATCCGCTTGTAAAAGATATTGTGGCCGCCTATGATAAATGGGATAAAAAACACGCCAAGGAAACAAAATGA
- the ybeY gene encoding rRNA maturation RNase YbeY yields MISHIFYQTDIPRYLRKTGLFKKALEKGLKNYAKQNIEVNVIFVDEKEILRVNKSFLNHHYVTDVISFNHEKPPFETDEPWAFGDIFVCYQVARKNAKAFGHTYLQEMMMYVTHGALHLSGMDDHDPQDRAEMDRQAEKIISQVLS; encoded by the coding sequence ATGATTTCTCATATCTTCTATCAAACCGATATTCCCCGTTATTTACGCAAAACGGGACTATTCAAAAAAGCACTTGAAAAAGGGCTTAAAAACTACGCGAAACAAAACATAGAAGTAAATGTTATTTTTGTGGACGAAAAAGAAATTTTACGGGTGAATAAATCTTTCTTAAATCACCATTATGTAACCGATGTAATTTCCTTCAACCACGAAAAACCGCCCTTTGAAACAGACGAACCTTGGGCTTTTGGGGATATTTTTGTATGTTACCAAGTAGCACGCAAAAACGCCAAGGCCTTCGGCCATACTTATCTGCAGGAAATGATGATGTATGTAACCCACGGGGCACTACACTTAAGCGGCATGGACGACCACGACCCACAAGACCGCGCCGAAATGGATCGTCAAGCAGAAAAAATAATCAGCCAAGTTCTTAGTTAA
- a CDS encoding aminoacyl-tRNA hydrolase yields MQYLLVGLGNPGSQYARTRHNAGFMVLDEVAEKWGADWKAWQNLGDYAKVSVGGQDVFLLKPTTYMNESGRAVSSLARFYKIAPQNCVICFDDISLDTGKLRIRKNGSAGGQKGMKSVIEQLGTQDIPRLRLGVGPKPDRFDLANFVLSNFSKTDESVLKEALTRAVDALEVYLKEGLEKAMNRFNG; encoded by the coding sequence ATGCAATACCTCTTGGTTGGGTTAGGAAATCCCGGTTCTCAATACGCGCGTACGCGGCACAATGCCGGTTTTATGGTGTTGGACGAAGTCGCCGAAAAGTGGGGAGCCGATTGGAAGGCCTGGCAAAACTTAGGGGACTATGCAAAGGTTTCTGTAGGGGGGCAAGATGTTTTCCTCCTCAAACCGACAACCTATATGAACGAATCGGGCAGGGCTGTTTCCAGCCTTGCCCGGTTTTATAAAATTGCGCCGCAAAATTGCGTAATTTGTTTTGATGATATCTCTTTGGATACGGGCAAACTCCGTATCCGCAAAAATGGTTCGGCCGGCGGACAAAAAGGAATGAAAAGCGTGATAGAGCAACTCGGCACGCAAGATATTCCCCGCCTGCGCCTGGGGGTTGGCCCCAAACCGGATCGCTTTGATTTGGCCAACTTCGTTTTATCCAATTTCTCCAAAACGGACGAGTCCGTATTGAAAGAGGCTTTGACGCGTGCCGTAGATGCCCTGGAAGTGTATTTGAAGGAAGGGTTGGAAAAAGCCATGAACCGCTTTAACGGATAG
- a CDS encoding 50S ribosomal protein L25 yields MEKVSITAVTREGIGVKGTLSQIRAEKKIPAVVYGGHKEPVSIIVSVKDLEKIVKAGKNTIVEMDLNGAKELVLVKEIQYHAVTDNPIHADFQRVAMKDTMDVVVPLKLEGTPADVAQYGAMVEHILRQLEVRALVSAIPHEIVVDITGVTINKGLLAGDINLPEGVELVTDKEAPVVFLTVQKEDAADVADDAAQPASSSTKGKKDAEGNLTKGK; encoded by the coding sequence ATGGAAAAAGTAAGCATTACTGCCGTTACCCGCGAAGGGATCGGCGTGAAAGGGACCCTCTCCCAAATTCGTGCGGAGAAGAAAATCCCGGCCGTGGTGTACGGCGGCCATAAAGAACCCGTCAGCATTATCGTGAGCGTAAAAGATTTGGAAAAAATCGTAAAAGCCGGTAAAAACACTATTGTGGAAATGGACTTGAACGGTGCCAAAGAATTGGTGCTCGTAAAAGAAATCCAATACCACGCTGTAACCGATAACCCGATCCACGCTGACTTCCAACGCGTAGCCATGAAAGATACCATGGACGTAGTCGTTCCGCTTAAATTGGAAGGCACCCCCGCCGATGTGGCCCAATATGGTGCCATGGTGGAACACATCTTGCGCCAACTCGAAGTCCGCGCCTTGGTAAGTGCTATCCCGCACGAAATCGTGGTGGACATCACCGGCGTAACCATCAACAAAGGTTTGTTGGCCGGAGATATCAATTTGCCGGAAGGTGTTGAACTCGTAACCGATAAAGAAGCCCCTGTGGTGTTCTTGACGGTACAAAAAGAGGATGCCGCCGATGTGGCTGATGATGCTGCTCAACCCGCCAGCTCTTCCACCAAAGGTAAAAAAGACGCCGAAGGCAACTTGACCAAAGGCAAATAG
- a CDS encoding ribose-phosphate pyrophosphokinase, whose product MTKSVNGDLRIFSGNANFALAQKICSHLNMDLGKLRVERFADGEIDVQILESVRAHDCYIIQPTCPPVNESLMELLIMIDAFKRASAGKITAVIPYFGYARADRKASPRVPITAKLASNLITEAGADRIMTVDLHAGQIQGFFDIPVDHLRARKVFLDYFKDFNREDIVVISPDVGGVERARKFAARMDAGLVIIDKRRPKANEAVVYNVIGDVKDKVAIIFDDIVDTAGTLTTVAQKIKERGAREIYAVCTHGLLSRNAMERINNSDIKKLIISDSLPIRDLGPKVDVLSVSYLLADAIKRNHDGRSISDMFN is encoded by the coding sequence ATGACTAAAAGCGTAAACGGGGACTTGCGTATTTTCTCCGGCAATGCCAACTTTGCCCTCGCGCAAAAAATCTGCAGCCACCTGAATATGGATTTGGGTAAATTGCGTGTAGAAAGATTTGCCGACGGCGAAATTGATGTGCAAATTTTGGAAAGTGTGCGTGCGCATGATTGCTATATCATTCAGCCCACTTGCCCGCCCGTCAACGAAAGTTTGATGGAACTTTTGATTATGATTGACGCGTTCAAACGCGCCAGTGCCGGTAAAATTACGGCCGTTATTCCCTACTTCGGTTATGCCCGTGCCGACCGCAAGGCTTCCCCGCGTGTACCGATTACGGCTAAATTAGCCAGCAACTTAATCACCGAAGCCGGTGCCGACCGTATTATGACGGTCGATTTGCACGCCGGTCAAATTCAGGGATTTTTTGATATCCCCGTGGATCACTTGCGTGCCCGCAAAGTGTTCTTGGACTATTTCAAAGATTTTAACCGCGAAGATATTGTGGTTATTTCGCCGGATGTGGGCGGTGTGGAACGCGCCCGCAAATTTGCCGCCCGTATGGATGCGGGGCTTGTTATTATCGATAAACGCCGCCCCAAAGCCAACGAAGCAGTGGTATATAATGTTATCGGCGATGTAAAAGATAAAGTAGCAATCATTTTTGATGACATTGTGGACACGGCCGGTACTCTTACCACCGTTGCCCAAAAAATCAAAGAGCGCGGCGCTCGTGAAATCTATGCGGTTTGCACGCATGGTTTGTTGTCGCGCAACGCGATGGAAAGAATTAACAATTCCGATATCAAAAAGTTGATTATATCCGACTCTTTGCCTATCCGGGATTTAGGCCCGAAAGTGGATGTGTTGTCCGTCTCTTATTTATTAGCGGACGCCATTAAGCGCAACCACGACGGTCGCTCCATCAGCGATATGTTTAACTAA
- the glmU gene encoding UDP-N-acetylglucosamine diphosphorylase/glucosamine-1-phosphate N-acetyltransferase gives MVAKKNLCVLILAAGKGTRMKSPLPKPLHVVCGTPIIAHILKAAQALNPSAIGIVVGHEAEQVINAVKEHLSDWGITAPVVFVHQTDLSGSASAVKAALPLIQKFEKVMILNGDTPLLRVETLARMDDAFDANEAGCVVLGVTVPNPKGYGRIIRAQDGSFDNIVEETDTDENTAKIREINSGMYVFKSKSLQTALTQLTPQGPKNEFYLTDTLALIKQMNLPVLVFGSDDYQQALGINSKVQQAEAEQILRDRVATRLMEEGVTLVRPKEVYIDPEVKIGVDTWVCPGCYISGKTVIGKNCYIEGNVYIKDSIIGDNVVLKMGTYIEESEIESTCQIGPYAHLRPKSVLKKGAKVGNFSEIKKSVIGEGSKVNHLSYIGDTQMGAGVNVGAGAITCNYDGVNKHQTVIGDHVFVGSNVNFVAPVTVHEYAKIGAGSTITKEVPAESLGIARARQVVLEKKGVKKHD, from the coding sequence ATGGTAGCCAAAAAAAATCTGTGTGTACTTATTCTCGCTGCCGGTAAAGGCACGCGCATGAAATCTCCCCTTCCCAAACCGCTTCATGTGGTTTGCGGAACTCCTATCATTGCACATATCTTGAAAGCGGCGCAAGCGTTAAATCCTTCGGCTATAGGTATTGTTGTGGGCCACGAAGCCGAACAAGTCATTAACGCAGTAAAAGAACATTTGTCCGATTGGGGTATTACTGCGCCCGTTGTTTTTGTGCACCAAACCGATTTATCCGGCTCTGCCTCGGCCGTAAAAGCAGCTCTTCCTTTAATTCAAAAATTTGAAAAAGTAATGATTCTAAACGGGGATACTCCGCTTTTGCGTGTGGAAACGCTTGCCCGCATGGACGACGCGTTCGATGCGAACGAAGCCGGGTGTGTGGTGTTGGGCGTAACCGTTCCCAACCCCAAAGGGTACGGGCGCATTATCCGTGCGCAAGACGGCAGTTTTGATAACATTGTGGAAGAAACGGATACCGATGAGAACACGGCCAAAATTCGTGAAATCAATTCCGGTATGTATGTGTTCAAGTCCAAATCTTTGCAAACAGCCCTTACTCAACTGACTCCTCAAGGCCCTAAAAACGAATTTTATTTAACCGATACATTGGCCCTTATTAAACAAATGAATCTTCCGGTGTTGGTTTTCGGCAGTGATGATTACCAGCAAGCCTTGGGGATTAACAGCAAAGTTCAACAAGCCGAAGCCGAACAAATCTTGCGTGACCGTGTAGCCACCCGTTTGATGGAAGAAGGGGTTACACTGGTTCGCCCGAAAGAAGTATATATCGACCCCGAAGTAAAAATCGGCGTAGATACGTGGGTGTGTCCCGGGTGTTATATTTCCGGCAAAACGGTTATCGGTAAGAACTGCTATATTGAAGGAAATGTCTATATTAAAGATTCTATTATCGGGGACAATGTCGTCCTGAAAATGGGAACTTATATTGAAGAATCGGAAATAGAATCTACATGCCAAATCGGGCCGTATGCACACTTGCGCCCGAAATCGGTTCTTAAAAAAGGTGCAAAAGTAGGGAATTTTTCCGAAATTAAAAAATCGGTTATCGGGGAAGGTTCCAAGGTTAATCATCTCAGTTATATCGGCGATACTCAAATGGGAGCCGGTGTAAATGTAGGGGCCGGAGCCATCACCTGTAACTATGACGGGGTAAATAAACACCAAACGGTGATTGGCGACCATGTATTTGTGGGCTCCAATGTCAATTTTGTAGCACCTGTAACGGTGCACGAATATGCAAAAATCGGCGCAGGTTCCACCATTACCAAAGAAGTTCCGGCGGAATCTTTGGGCATTGCCCGTGCGCGCCAGGTAGTGTTAGAAAAAAAAGGTGTTAAAAAACATGACTAA
- the rplT gene encoding 50S ribosomal protein L20: MRIKFSVARHARKKKVLKRASGYYGDKSRRLRMATQQLDKSGVHAYVDRKDKKTTYRQLWITRINAAVREEGLSYSKFISGLAKANITLNRKMLSEMAIKDPVSFKKLVDVVKAA; encoded by the coding sequence ATGAGAATTAAATTCAGCGTTGCCAGACACGCAAGAAAGAAAAAAGTATTGAAAAGAGCAAGCGGTTATTACGGAGATAAATCCCGCCGCTTACGCATGGCCACCCAGCAGCTGGACAAATCCGGCGTGCACGCTTATGTGGACCGCAAAGACAAAAAAACCACCTACCGCCAATTGTGGATCACCCGCATTAACGCCGCGGTAAGAGAAGAAGGTTTGTCTTACTCCAAATTCATCAGCGGCTTGGCCAAAGCCAACATTACGCTTAACCGCAAAATGTTGTCCGAAATGGCGATTAAAGACCCCGTATCCTTCAAGAAATTGGTGGACGTGGTAAAAGCCGCCTAA
- the rpmI gene encoding 50S ribosomal protein L35: MPKLKNHSGGKKRFRKTATGKFTHRKAGRKHLLTPVSASIKHGMRKTGVITPESNKGKILEKYLPMAK; encoded by the coding sequence ATGCCTAAATTGAAAAACCACAGCGGCGGTAAAAAACGCTTTAGAAAAACCGCCACGGGTAAATTCACCCACAGAAAAGCCGGCAGAAAACACTTGTTAACGCCTGTTTCTGCCTCCATTAAACACGGTATGAGAAAGACCGGCGTCATTACGCCCGAGTCCAACAAAGGGAAGATCTTGGAAAAATATCTCCCCATGGCCAAATAA
- a CDS encoding translation initiation factor IF-3: MARFDNRRTYKKDLYNRNQNIRAAEVRVIDSDGTMIGIKPIAEAIALAKEQELDLVEISPNAQPPVCKILDYNRYVYEQGKKAAEAKKKQAKVTMKELRIKSRIAPHDLDVKVRQIEDFLRKKDMVRFVVVFHGRENQHKDIGIQILNDTAKRLEPLANVDGGLQQMGNRMSMTFVPKNDK; this comes from the coding sequence ATGGCCAGATTCGATAACAGAAGAACTTACAAGAAAGACTTGTACAACAGAAACCAGAATATTCGCGCGGCGGAAGTCCGCGTGATTGATTCCGACGGTACCATGATTGGTATTAAACCCATTGCAGAAGCAATTGCACTGGCCAAAGAACAAGAGTTGGACTTAGTGGAAATTTCTCCCAACGCCCAACCTCCTGTGTGTAAGATACTCGATTACAACCGGTATGTTTACGAACAGGGAAAGAAAGCGGCGGAAGCCAAAAAGAAACAAGCCAAAGTAACCATGAAGGAATTGCGCATCAAATCGCGCATTGCTCCGCATGATTTAGATGTAAAAGTGCGCCAGATTGAAGATTTCTTGCGCAAAAAAGATATGGTTCGTTTCGTAGTGGTATTCCACGGTCGCGAAAACCAACACAAAGATATTGGCATACAAATTTTGAACGACACCGCCAAACGTTTGGAACCTTTAGCCAACGTAGACGGTGGCCTTCAACAGATGGGTAACCGTATGTCCATGACCTTTGTACCCAAAAACGATAAATAA
- the nusB gene encoding transcription antitermination factor NusB — MSNRRMARECALQSLYYADNLVTADENNNVSRYAADFKKDLGDFFPFCEDLITGTTANLQEIDKLVSAYAKNWTVARMSAVDRSILRMATYEMVFSPERTPVPAIIDEAIELAKKYSTENSSKFINGLLDQLKKERK, encoded by the coding sequence ATGAGCAACAGAAGAATGGCCCGGGAATGTGCCCTGCAATCTCTTTATTACGCCGACAACTTAGTCACTGCCGACGAAAACAATAATGTTTCTCGTTATGCGGCCGATTTTAAGAAAGATTTAGGGGATTTCTTCCCCTTCTGTGAAGACTTGATAACGGGAACGACCGCCAATCTTCAGGAAATCGACAAACTCGTTTCCGCTTATGCCAAAAATTGGACGGTTGCCCGCATGTCCGCGGTGGATCGCTCCATCTTGCGTATGGCCACTTACGAAATGGTCTTCAGCCCGGAACGCACCCCCGTGCCTGCCATTATTGACGAAGCCATTGAACTCGCCAAAAAGTACTCTACGGAAAATTCCAGCAAATTCATCAACGGTTTGTTGGACCAACTGAAAAAAGAGCGCAAATAG